In Longimicrobium sp., the genomic window GTTGCTGCGCACCTTGTCGTACACCGCGTCCTTGGGCGCAATGACCACCACGGGCATGTTCTCGTCGATCAGGGCGATGGGCCCGTGCTTCATCTCGGCCGCGGGGTAGCCCTCGGCGTGGATGTAGCTGATCTCCTTGAGCTTCAGCGCCCCCTCCAGCGCCGCCGGGAAGTTGTAGCCGCGCCCCAGGTACAGGAAGTTGCGGCTGTCCTTGTACTGCTCGGCCAGCTTCCGGATCTCTTCCTCGGTCTTCAGGATCTCCGCCACCTGCTCCGGCAGCTGCCGCAGCGCGCGGACGATCTCGCGCGCCCGCGACTGGCTGAGCGTTCCCCGCAGCCGGCCCAGGTGAATGGTGATCATGGCCAGCACCACCACCTGGCTGGTGAACGCCTTGGTCGAGGCCACGCCGATCTCCGGGCCCGCGTGCAGGTACACGCCCGCGTCGGTTTCGCGCGCGATGGTGGAGCCCACGGCGTTCACGATGCCCAGCGTGGTGGCGCCCTGCTGCTTGGCCTCGCGCATGGCCCACAGCGTGTCGGCCGTTTCGCCGGACTGCGAGATGGGAATGGCGATGGTGCCCGGCTCCACCACGGCGCGGCGGTAGCGGAACTCCGACGCGTACTCCACCTCGGTGGGAATGCGGGCGATGTCTTCCAGCAGGTACTCGCCGATCACCCCGCTGTGCCAGCTGGTGCCGCACCCCAGGATCACCACGCGCTGCGCCTGGCGAAGCTCGTCATCCATCCCCGTCAAGCCGCCCAGCTTCACCGCGCCCTCTTCCTCCAGCAGGCGCCCGCGCATGGTTTCACGCAGGGTGGTGGGCTGCTCGGTGATCTCCTTGAGCATGAAGTGCGCATAGCCGCCGCGCTCCACCTCGCTCAGGTCCCAGTCCACGCGGTTCACGGGGCGGTCTACCGGGCCCTGCTTTGGGCGATGGACCACGTAGCCGGACTTGGTGATGGTGGCCATGTCGCCGTCGTCCAGGTAGATGACGTCGCGCGTGTGGGCGATCACCGCCGCCGCGTCGCTGGCCACGAACGTTTCGCCGTTCTCGCCCACGCCGATCAGCAGGGGGCTCCCCAGCCGGGCCGCGACGATCTTGCCGGGGTCGCGCGTCGAGACCACGGCGATGCCGTAGGTGCCCTCCACCTGGGTGAGCGCGATTTCCACGGCGCGCTCCAGCGACTCGCCCGCGCGGCCGGTGCCGGAGTTGTAGATCTCCTCGATCAGGTGCACCAGCACCTCGGTGTCGGTCTCGGAGCTGAACACGTGCCCGCGCTCCTGCAGCACCTTCCGCAGCGTCCCGGCGTTCTCGATGATGCCGTTGTGCACCACGGCGAAGTCGCCCTTTTCCGACAGGTGCGGGTGGGCGTTCCTGGTGGTGGGGGGGCCGTGCGTGGCCCAGCGCGTGTGGCCGATGCCGTACCACCCCTCGGCCGGCTCCTGCACCAGCAGCTTCTCCAGCTCGGCGATCTTGCCGGCCTCCTTGCGCACTTCCAGGTGGCCGTTGTTCGACACCACGATCCCGGCCGAGTCGTAGCCGCGGTACTCCAGCCGCTTCAGCCCCTGGATGAGCATGGGGGTAACCTGCTGCTCACCGATGTATCCGACGATTCCGCACATGGCTCTTCAGGTCGCGCGTGTGTGATTTCGGGTTCGCTGCCTGACGATCATCCACCCTCGACCGTCATCCATCGCCCCGACTTCCGTTGCCTTCGTACCGCAGTAACCGTCGTGACCCGCCGTTCAGGGAAGCGCCGCCCGCAGCGTTTCCACCAGCGCCGAGGCATCCGCCCGCGTGGGCGCCTCGCAGATGATGCGCACGATGGGCTCCGTTCCCGAGGGGCGCAGGTGCGCCCAGCGCTTTTCCGCGGCCCACGAAAGCCGCAGCCCGTCCTGCCGGTCGGCGTGCGCCTCGGGAAAGCGGGCCGCCAGCGCGTCGTAGACTGCATCCAGCGGCTGCGCGGGGCGCGGCACCTTTTCCTTGACGATCTCGTACCGCCCGATCTCCGCCGCCAGCGCGTGAAGGGGCTTGCCCGTTTCCGCCAGCAGCTGAAGGACCAGCGCGGCCGCCACCGGCGCGTCGCGCGTCAGGTGCACGTCGGGAAGGATCACCCCGCCGTTGCCCTCGCCGCCGATGGTCGCGTTCTCCGCTTGCATCCGGCGCGCCACGTTGATCTCGCCCACCGCCGCGCGGACGAGCGGAACGCCCGCGCGCTCCGCCACGTCGTCCATCACCCGGCTAGTCGACAGGTTGGTCACCAGCGGCCCCGGGCGGTGGCGCAGCACCAGCATGGAGGCCAGCGCCAGCGTGTAGTCCTCGCCGATGGCGCTTCCCTCCCCCGAGACCAGCGACAGGCGGTCCACGTCGGGGTCCGTCGCCAGCCCCAGGTCGGCGCCGCTGGACCGCACCAGCGCCTCCAACTCGCCCAGGTTCTCGGCCACGGGCTCCGGCTCGCGCGGAAAGAGGCCGTCCGTTTCCATGTTGATGGCGCTCACCCGGCACCCCAGCGCCTCCAGCAGCTGGGGAAAGATGCGGCCGCCCGCGCCGCGCACGCAGTCCAGCGCCACGTGGAAGTTCTTCGAACGGATGAGATCCACGTCTACGAAGGGAACCTCGAGGATGCGCTCCAGGTGGCGCTCCACCGCGCCCTCGTCCTGGCTGTAGCCGCCCAGGTCGCTCCAGATGGCCCGGGGGATGTCGCCCTCCAGGAAGGCGCGCATCTCCGCGCCTTCTTCGGCGTCCAGGAACATCCCCGTTGGGCCGATGAACTTCAGCGCGTTCCACTCGATGGGGTTGTGGCTGGCCGTCACCGCCAGTCCGCCCGCCGCCTTCAGGTCTTCCACCGCCAGCTGCACCGTGGGCGTAGGCGCGATGCCCACGTCCACCACGTCGCATCCCACCGACTGCAGCCCCGCCGTGGCCGCCCGCGCGAACATGGGGCCCGACACGCGCGAGTCGCGGCCCAGGACCACCGTCTTGCCGGGGCCGCGCTTGATGGCGTACGCGCCGAACGCCGCGGCGAAGCGGGCGATCACTTCGGGCGTCAGCCCCTCGGCCACGCGCCCCCGCACGCCGGAAACGCTCACCATCAGGTTGGAGGTATCGATCACGGGCAGCCCGGGTCTGCGGTTACGTCGTCAGGATCGCCGGGGGGTCCCCGGCGGGGGCGCCAATGTCACGCCCGCGTACAATGCCGTCAAGCAGCCTGGCGGCGGCGCCTGGAAGCAGCCTTCGAGCCCGGCGCGTCGGCCAGCGCTCCCGGCTCGGACTGCGGCCGCGGGCCGG contains:
- the glmS gene encoding glutamine--fructose-6-phosphate transaminase (isomerizing) — protein: MCGIVGYIGEQQVTPMLIQGLKRLEYRGYDSAGIVVSNNGHLEVRKEAGKIAELEKLLVQEPAEGWYGIGHTRWATHGPPTTRNAHPHLSEKGDFAVVHNGIIENAGTLRKVLQERGHVFSSETDTEVLVHLIEEIYNSGTGRAGESLERAVEIALTQVEGTYGIAVVSTRDPGKIVAARLGSPLLIGVGENGETFVASDAAAVIAHTRDVIYLDDGDMATITKSGYVVHRPKQGPVDRPVNRVDWDLSEVERGGYAHFMLKEITEQPTTLRETMRGRLLEEEGAVKLGGLTGMDDELRQAQRVVILGCGTSWHSGVIGEYLLEDIARIPTEVEYASEFRYRRAVVEPGTIAIPISQSGETADTLWAMREAKQQGATTLGIVNAVGSTIARETDAGVYLHAGPEIGVASTKAFTSQVVVLAMITIHLGRLRGTLSQSRAREIVRALRQLPEQVAEILKTEEEIRKLAEQYKDSRNFLYLGRGYNFPAALEGALKLKEISYIHAEGYPAAEMKHGPIALIDENMPVVVIAPKDAVYDKVRSNIDEVKARGGCIIAVVSQDDTELEEVVDHVIRIPRTHDALTPILASVPLQLLAYHIAVLRGTNVDQPRNLAKSVTVE
- the glmM gene encoding phosphoglucosamine mutase, with product MIDTSNLMVSVSGVRGRVAEGLTPEVIARFAAAFGAYAIKRGPGKTVVLGRDSRVSGPMFARAATAGLQSVGCDVVDVGIAPTPTVQLAVEDLKAAGGLAVTASHNPIEWNALKFIGPTGMFLDAEEGAEMRAFLEGDIPRAIWSDLGGYSQDEGAVERHLERILEVPFVDVDLIRSKNFHVALDCVRGAGGRIFPQLLEALGCRVSAINMETDGLFPREPEPVAENLGELEALVRSSGADLGLATDPDVDRLSLVSGEGSAIGEDYTLALASMLVLRHRPGPLVTNLSTSRVMDDVAERAGVPLVRAAVGEINVARRMQAENATIGGEGNGGVILPDVHLTRDAPVAAALVLQLLAETGKPLHALAAEIGRYEIVKEKVPRPAQPLDAVYDALAARFPEAHADRQDGLRLSWAAEKRWAHLRPSGTEPIVRIICEAPTRADASALVETLRAALP